A DNA window from Xyrauchen texanus isolate HMW12.3.18 chromosome 6, RBS_HiC_50CHRs, whole genome shotgun sequence contains the following coding sequences:
- the LOC127645379 gene encoding regulator of G-protein signaling 21-like gives MQKTLTEMAIKFCCFSQEPVDDVDSWGESIENLLSCKAGQIALQEFLKSEYSEENILFWLACEEYKKVKSVPEMISMANKIYSEFVETESPRQVNIDSGTRTNITNNISEPNLNSFDTAQKMIFSLMARDCYPRFLKSDIYQSILQNRGKR, from the exons ATGCAGAAGACACTGACAGAGATGGCCATAAA ATTTTGTTGCTTTTCTCAGGAACCTGTTGACGATGTGGACTCCTGGGGTGAGTCCATCGAAAATCTTCTATCCTGTAAAG CGGGGCAGATAGCTTTACAGGAGTTCTTGAAATCtgaatacagtgaggaaaatattCTGTTCTGGCTGGCATGTGAGGAATACAAAAAGGTCAAAAGTGTTCCAGAGATGATAAGCATGGCGAACAAAATCTACTCTGAGTTTGTGGAAACGGAGTCACCCAGACAG GTTAACATCGATTCTGGGACTCGCACAAACATAACAAACAACATCTCTGAGCCAAACCTGAACTCATTTGATACTGCACAGAAGATGATCTTCAGTCTAATGGCGAGAGACTGCTACCCCAGATTTCTCAAGTCCGACATCTACCAGTCCATTCTGCAAAACAGAGGAAAGAGATGA